From one Luteipulveratus mongoliensis genomic stretch:
- a CDS encoding ankyrin repeat domain-containing protein — MSDVRATLDSLDVQRLVDLLAEHPELASRRISPASDHPLGASPLGYVAMLRYDTSRGVWRDVPGTGAIAQALLDAGAPVEGDLVDRETPLMTAASYGDAEVAQILIDAGADLNATAAANAGGVPGGTALRHAAVFGMTDVAEVLLAAGARDLVQAAVDGDLADVLTPDTPEEDRVAALRMAAARGRLDIIDELVAASTPVDGVDRDGSTALHEAAYSGQADSVRRLLRHGADPTRRDTRFNGTPLDWCRHQREQVGAGHGHDDVEHILRPRDQV, encoded by the coding sequence ATGTCTGATGTGCGAGCGACGCTCGACAGCCTCGATGTGCAGCGGCTCGTCGACCTGCTCGCCGAGCACCCCGAGCTCGCCTCCCGCAGAATCTCGCCGGCGTCCGACCATCCCCTAGGAGCGAGCCCGCTCGGATATGTCGCCATGCTGCGCTACGACACCTCGCGTGGCGTGTGGCGAGATGTCCCTGGCACCGGCGCCATCGCGCAAGCCCTGCTCGACGCGGGCGCACCCGTGGAGGGCGACTTGGTGGACCGGGAGACGCCGCTGATGACGGCCGCCAGCTACGGCGACGCCGAGGTCGCGCAGATCCTCATCGACGCGGGCGCCGACCTGAACGCCACCGCCGCGGCGAACGCCGGTGGCGTCCCCGGCGGCACGGCCCTGCGGCATGCCGCGGTCTTCGGGATGACCGACGTCGCCGAGGTGCTGCTCGCCGCCGGAGCCCGCGATCTCGTACAGGCCGCGGTCGACGGTGACCTCGCCGACGTCCTGACTCCTGACACGCCAGAGGAGGACCGGGTCGCCGCGCTGCGGATGGCCGCCGCTCGCGGGCGACTCGACATCATCGATGAGCTGGTCGCCGCCTCCACACCGGTCGACGGAGTCGACCGCGACGGCTCCACGGCGCTGCACGAGGCCGCCTACTCCGGACAAGCGGACAGCGTGCGACGGCTGCTCCGCCACGGCGCCGATCCGACGCGCCGCGACACCCGGTTCAACGGCACGCCGCTGGACTGGTGCCGGCATCAGCGCGAGCAGGTCGGCGCGGGCCACGGCCACGATGACGTCGAGCACATCCTCCGTCCGCGGGATCAGGTGTAG
- a CDS encoding histidine phosphatase family protein, with translation MEPQTVLLVRHGQASFGKSDYDQLSGLGRRQARLLGEDLGRRGWVPDRIVCGSMKRHQQTLAEIAVGAGWEHDLETDADWNELDHEAVIKGYKPAYRHLIVLKADMVRTLRPRAAFEEMFEAAMERWSSGEHDEEYAETFTSFRERVDAALDRVLEQQHSRQLVVTSVGCISRVAARLLADGDMTAWKHFAFSGVNTGVSRVVVDRRGPQLLTYNEIGHLDAYDMASQR, from the coding sequence ATGGAGCCACAGACGGTGCTGCTGGTGCGTCATGGGCAGGCATCGTTCGGCAAGAGCGACTACGACCAGCTCTCCGGTCTGGGGCGCCGCCAGGCACGGCTGCTCGGCGAGGACCTCGGCCGGCGCGGATGGGTCCCGGACAGGATCGTCTGCGGCAGCATGAAGCGCCACCAGCAGACGCTCGCCGAGATCGCCGTCGGCGCCGGGTGGGAGCACGACCTCGAGACCGACGCCGACTGGAACGAGCTGGACCATGAGGCGGTCATCAAGGGCTACAAACCGGCGTACCGGCACCTCATCGTGCTCAAGGCCGACATGGTGCGCACACTGCGGCCGCGCGCGGCGTTCGAGGAGATGTTCGAGGCAGCCATGGAGCGCTGGTCCTCCGGCGAGCACGACGAGGAGTACGCCGAGACGTTCACCTCGTTCCGCGAGCGCGTGGACGCGGCTCTCGATCGGGTGCTGGAGCAGCAGCACAGCCGTCAGCTGGTCGTCACGTCCGTCGGCTGCATCAGCCGGGTCGCCGCACGGTTGCTAGCCGACGGCGACATGACGGCCTGGAAGCACTTCGCGTTCAGCGGCGTCAACACCGGCGTCAGCCGCGTCGTGGTCGACCGGCGTGGGCCACAACTGTTGACCTACAACGAGATTGGGCATCTCGACGCGTACGACATGGCCAGCCAGCGCTGA